The Fortiea contorta PCC 7126 genome has a segment encoding these proteins:
- a CDS encoding SDR family NAD(P)-dependent oxidoreductase — protein MNKKDQSQCQQTALITGAASGIGYQLARIFALNNYNLVLVDRMGQKLLEIADKFHEEFHVFVKTIVKDLSLATSPEEIFTELQQAAINVDVLVNNAGFGIHGLFHETNLTTELEMLQVNVVCLTHLTKLFLKHMVKQGNGKVLNVSSAAAFQPGPLMAVYFATKAYILSFSQALASELEGTGVTVTALCPGPTESAFHERTGAAGTKQVKENKMMGAAHVAQIGYQALMEGKTVVIPGFKNRILAEIVRFAPRNLVTKIVKNMQEIK, from the coding sequence ATGAACAAAAAAGACCAAAGTCAGTGTCAACAAACTGCTTTGATTACTGGCGCAGCAAGTGGAATTGGCTATCAATTAGCACGTATTTTTGCTCTGAATAATTACAATCTTGTCTTAGTAGATAGAATGGGACAAAAATTGTTAGAAATTGCGGATAAATTTCACGAAGAATTTCATGTTTTTGTCAAAACTATAGTTAAAGATTTATCTCTAGCTACATCTCCAGAAGAAATTTTCACAGAATTACAACAAGCCGCTATCAACGTTGATGTGTTGGTGAATAACGCTGGCTTTGGTATTCATGGACTTTTTCACGAAACTAATTTAACCACCGAACTAGAAATGCTACAAGTTAATGTGGTTTGTCTCACGCATTTAACTAAGTTATTTCTCAAGCATATGGTTAAACAAGGAAATGGTAAAGTATTAAATGTTTCCTCAGCCGCTGCTTTTCAACCAGGCCCTTTGATGGCGGTTTATTTTGCTACTAAAGCCTATATTCTCTCATTTTCACAAGCACTCGCCAGCGAATTAGAAGGTACAGGTGTCACCGTCACTGCGCTTTGTCCGGGGCCGACAGAATCAGCTTTCCACGAAAGAACCGGCGCCGCAGGAACTAAGCAAGTAAAAGAGAATAAAATGATGGGTGCTGCTCATGTAGCTCAAATTGGCTATCAGGCTTTAATGGAAGGTAAAACTGTAGTAATTCCTGGTTTTAAAAATAGAATTCTTGCAGAAATCGTCAGATTCGCACCAAGAAATTTGGTGACAAAAATTGTGAAAAATATGCAAGAAATTAAATAG
- a CDS encoding DUF6737 family protein, translating into MSQQKPLSPWNYKPWWCQPWSILLTGVSLISGSWLIFKNIWITVIVAIPVFTWMGFFLLIWPQLIIRSGVLDTYETQNLES; encoded by the coding sequence ATGTCTCAACAAAAGCCGCTTAGTCCTTGGAATTACAAACCTTGGTGGTGTCAACCATGGTCTATACTCCTCACAGGTGTTAGCTTAATTAGCGGTAGTTGGTTAATATTTAAAAATATTTGGATAACAGTTATAGTTGCTATTCCTGTATTCACATGGATGGGATTTTTTTTGTTAATCTGGCCGCAGCTAATTATCCGTAGCGGCGTTTTAGATACTTACGAAACTCAAAATTTAGAAAGTTAA